From Coffea arabica cultivar ET-39 chromosome 10e, Coffea Arabica ET-39 HiFi, whole genome shotgun sequence, one genomic window encodes:
- the LOC113715216 gene encoding uncharacterized protein yields the protein MEIPLRCRTNIRSLSTKMKVAKSTLHRRIKEGVIKAHSNALKPHLTDDNKLVRLKFCLSMLQQESLNDAPIFENMFNMVHIDEKWFYMTKESEKYYLHPEEEHPMRTCRSKKFIVKVMFLAAVARPRFDCSRNKHFDGKIGIFPFAFKEPAKRNSKNRVAGTLETKPILSVTKEVYRRCLIDNVLPAIRAKWPQSDVISPIFIQQDNAKPHIDPMDVEFIEAATREGFDIRLSFQPPNSPDMNVLDLGYFRAIQSLQHQEAPNSIDELISAVEKSFDELSSESLNNVFLTLQLCMLEVMKNCGGNNYKVPHIGKQRLIRDGNLPLQIGCDKELIDKIIHYLQA from the coding sequence ATGGAAATACCTCTACGGTGTCGAACAAATATTCGTTCTCTATCAACCAAAATGAAAGTTGCCAAGTCCACTCTTCATCGACGAATAAAAGAAGGTGTTATCAAAGCACATTCAAATGCATTAAAGCCTCACCTTACTGATGACAATAAATTGGTAAGACTCAAATTTTGTTTGTCAATGCTTCAACAAGAGAGTCTTAATGATGCACCTATTTTCGAAAACATGTTCAATATGGTTCATATCGATGAAAAGTGGTTCTACATGACTAAGGAGTCTGAGAAATACTACCTACATCCTGAAGAAGAACACCCTATGAGGACTTGTAGGAGTAAAAAGTTTATTGTTAAGGTTATGTTTCTAGCTGCAGTTGCTCGACCTCGCTTTGATTGTTCTAGAAACAAGCACTTTGATGGGAAAATTGGAATATTTCCTTTTGCCTTCAAAGAACCAGCTAAAAGGAATAGCAAAAATCGTGTTGCTGGTACTCTAGAAACAAAGCCTATCCTATCAGTGACCAAGGAAGTGTATAGAAGGTGCTTAATTGATAATGTTTTGCCTGCAATTCGTGCTAAATGGCCACAAAGTGATGTTATCAGCCCTATCTTCATCCAACAAGATAATGCAAAACCACATATTGATCCAATGGATGTTGAGTTCATAGAAGCTGCCACAAGAGAAGGTTTTGATATTCGTTTATCATTTCAACCACCTAATAGCCCTGATATGAATGTTCTTGATCTTGGGTATTTTAGAGCCATTCAATCACTCCAGCATCAAGAAGCACCTAACTCTATTGACGAACTAATTTCTGCTGTTGAAAAGTCTTTCGATGAATTATCATCTGAAAGTCTCAACAATGTGTTCTTAACCTTACAACTATGTATGCTTGAGGTGATGAAGAATTGTGGAGGGAATAATTACAAAGTTCCACATATTGGGAAGCAACGGTTGATAAGAGATGGAAATCTTCCTTTGCAAATTGGATGTGATAAGGAGCTTATTGACAAAATCATCCATTATCTACAAGCATGA